A genomic region of Streptomyces rimosus contains the following coding sequences:
- a CDS encoding helix-turn-helix domain-containing protein encodes MAYGYQIEHRRRLRAQTVLNAARECSHARIARETGLHVSTVRTWQSRFAEHPAERSDQPPAFAPVQAAQVTALVCQLPVETAAYRYPAGQRRSWPVRALARGIVTFVSASTVRRWLDQDVLKPWQHRSWIFITDPGFRTKAERILDPYARTFDGVVLGEDEYVISADEKTSIQARCHPTLVLGKARAVRANHT; translated from the coding sequence ATGGCGTACGGTTACCAGATCGAGCACCGCCGGCGCCTGCGTGCACAGACCGTCCTGAACGCGGCGCGCGAATGCTCCCATGCGCGTATCGCCCGCGAGACCGGTCTGCATGTGAGCACCGTGCGCACCTGGCAGAGCCGGTTCGCCGAGCACCCGGCCGAGCGTAGCGACCAACCGCCGGCCTTCGCTCCCGTGCAGGCCGCCCAAGTAACGGCTCTGGTCTGCCAACTTCCCGTCGAGACCGCGGCGTACCGCTATCCCGCTGGTCAGCGCCGGAGCTGGCCTGTGAGGGCCCTGGCGCGAGGCATCGTCACCTTCGTGTCGGCCTCCACCGTGCGCCGATGGCTGGACCAGGACGTGCTCAAGCCCTGGCAGCATCGCTCCTGGATCTTCATCACCGACCCCGGCTTCCGCACCAAAGCCGAACGCATCCTCGACCCGTACGCCCGCACCTTCGACGGCGTCGTGCTGGGTGAGGACGAGTACGTCATCAGCGCGGACGAGAAAACCTCCATCCAGGCCCGCTGCCATCCCACCCTCGTTCTTGGCAAGGCCCGTGCGGTGCGCGCCAACCATACCTAG
- a CDS encoding VOC family protein: MLTTAYVPGAPNWLDLGSPDTEASIAFYSAVLGWDHQSAGPQAGGYGFFLYDGKVVAGLGPLAEDGASPSWTVYFHSPDADATARAVQDAGGSVRVNPADVFTYGRMAAFTDPTGADFAVWQPGDTNGLELVAAPHTLCRVELYTTDAPAAKAFYRSVFAWESTDLEMGPGLTYTVLYPSGTGQDAAHGGLMQLPQANLDAGATAEWHPYFEVRDCESTVAQAGEAGAIVLIPPMDVPGMGRMAMFLDPHGAAFAIIDSHSPNQ, translated from the coding sequence ATGCTGACGACCGCGTACGTCCCCGGCGCCCCCAACTGGCTGGACCTGGGCAGCCCCGATACCGAGGCCAGCATCGCCTTCTACTCCGCGGTCCTGGGATGGGACCACCAGTCCGCCGGGCCGCAAGCGGGCGGCTACGGCTTTTTCCTGTACGACGGCAAGGTGGTGGCGGGCCTCGGCCCGCTGGCCGAAGACGGCGCGAGCCCCTCGTGGACGGTGTACTTCCACAGCCCGGACGCCGACGCCACCGCCCGCGCCGTCCAAGACGCCGGCGGCAGCGTCCGCGTAAACCCGGCGGACGTCTTCACCTACGGGCGGATGGCGGCCTTCACCGACCCCACCGGTGCCGACTTCGCCGTCTGGCAACCCGGCGACACCAACGGTTTGGAACTCGTCGCCGCACCCCACACCCTGTGCCGCGTCGAGCTGTACACGACCGACGCTCCAGCAGCCAAAGCCTTCTACCGCTCCGTCTTCGCCTGGGAATCCACCGACCTGGAGATGGGTCCGGGCCTGACCTATACGGTCCTGTACCCGTCGGGTACCGGCCAGGACGCGGCACACGGCGGGCTGATGCAGCTCCCCCAGGCCAACCTCGACGCCGGAGCCACCGCCGAATGGCACCCGTACTTCGAAGTACGCGACTGCGAAAGCACCGTCGCCCAAGCCGGCGAAGCCGGCGCCATCGTCCTCATCCCGCCCATGGACGTTCCCGGCATGGGCCGCATGGCCATGTTCCTCGACCCCCACGGCGCCGCCTTCGCCATCATCGACAGCCACTCCCCCAACCAGTAA
- a CDS encoding winged helix DNA-binding domain-containing protein, translating into MSARSSQIPRFTWSQVCARRLERHSLSTPSVTARPDDIVGAMAGTHAQVLSAAELAIGLRMSDATRMDVRKALWAEQSLVKTFGQRGTVHLFPTRDLPLWIAAFSAVPEPKHSHPAHIRFTEEQTAEVVAAIGDALRDAELTIDELSEEVIRRTGAWAGDLVIPGFQGLWPRWRQALHLAGLRGKLCFGPNRGRKVTYTNPARWLPGLAPADPRAALTHVLTSYLHAYGPATPQQFAHWLNAPVLWANELFASLADELQPVEVEGKPAWVAAGDTAMPDAPPRGLHLLPYFDGYAYRVGNQVPELLYPGRARERVLPGNFQVLIVDGVVGGLWHQRRSGRKLDVTVEALVPLGAAQRTEVEHRVARIGEILEATPRLTFGPVTVGGHA; encoded by the coding sequence ATGTCCGCACGTTCGTCGCAGATCCCGCGTTTCACCTGGTCGCAGGTATGCGCGCGCCGTCTGGAACGCCACAGCCTGAGCACCCCCTCGGTAACCGCCCGGCCCGACGACATCGTCGGTGCCATGGCCGGTACCCATGCCCAGGTACTGTCGGCCGCCGAACTCGCCATCGGGCTGCGGATGTCCGACGCCACCCGGATGGACGTGCGCAAAGCGCTCTGGGCGGAGCAGAGCCTGGTCAAGACGTTCGGACAACGGGGTACCGTACACCTGTTCCCGACCCGCGACCTGCCGCTGTGGATCGCGGCCTTCTCCGCCGTTCCCGAGCCGAAGCACTCGCATCCGGCGCACATCCGGTTCACCGAGGAACAGACCGCTGAGGTGGTCGCGGCCATCGGCGACGCCCTGCGGGACGCCGAGCTCACCATCGACGAACTCAGCGAGGAAGTGATCCGCAGGACCGGCGCCTGGGCCGGCGATCTCGTCATACCCGGGTTCCAGGGCCTGTGGCCGCGCTGGCGTCAGGCGCTGCACCTGGCCGGGCTGCGAGGGAAGCTGTGCTTCGGCCCCAATCGCGGTCGCAAGGTCACCTACACCAACCCGGCCCGCTGGCTACCCGGCCTCGCGCCGGCCGACCCCCGGGCCGCCCTGACCCATGTTCTGACCAGCTATCTGCACGCCTACGGGCCGGCCACCCCACAGCAGTTCGCGCACTGGCTGAACGCGCCGGTCCTCTGGGCCAACGAACTGTTCGCGTCCCTGGCCGACGAACTCCAGCCGGTCGAGGTCGAGGGAAAGCCGGCTTGGGTGGCCGCGGGTGACACCGCCATGCCCGACGCGCCGCCGCGCGGACTGCACCTGCTGCCCTACTTCGACGGCTACGCGTACCGGGTCGGCAACCAGGTACCGGAGCTTCTGTACCCGGGCCGCGCCCGTGAACGGGTGCTGCCCGGCAATTTCCAGGTGCTGATCGTGGACGGCGTGGTCGGCGGTCTCTGGCATCAGCGGCGCTCCGGCCGCAAGCTCGACGTCACCGTGGAGGCCCTGGTGCCGCTCGGCGCCGCGCAGCGCACCGAGGTCGAGCACCGGGTGGCCCGGATCGGCGAGATTCTGGAGGCCACACCGCGGCTCACGTTCGGGCCGGTCACCGTTGGCGGTCACGCCTGA
- a CDS encoding helix-turn-helix transcriptional regulator gives MRETSARLLKLLSLLQTHRDWSGTELAERLGVTPRTVRRDVDRLRTLGYPVSASAGVAGYRLGAGTQLPPLLLDDEEAVAVAVGLRTAAGATVAGIAETSVRALVKLESVLPSRLRHRVQALQSATVPLAQGGPVVAPDTLTAIAAACRDHETLRFSYRSHDATETRREAEPHRLVFSGRRWYLLAYDTGRADWRTFRVDRLALRTPNGPRFTPRQAPAPDLADYASRALSTAPYHHQARFTVHAPAAQVQERMPATAATVEPRDAQSCTVTAGAHSLDELALWVGLLGVPFTVHEPPELVEHVRGLAARLAASAGD, from the coding sequence ATGCGGGAAACTTCTGCACGTCTCTTGAAACTTCTGTCCCTCCTTCAGACCCATCGCGACTGGTCCGGTACGGAACTCGCCGAACGGCTCGGCGTGACCCCGCGCACGGTGCGCCGGGACGTGGACCGGCTCCGTACGCTGGGCTACCCGGTCAGCGCCAGTGCCGGGGTAGCCGGTTACCGGCTCGGCGCCGGCACGCAACTGCCGCCGTTGCTGCTCGACGACGAAGAGGCGGTGGCGGTGGCCGTGGGGCTGCGTACGGCGGCGGGCGCAACCGTGGCCGGGATCGCCGAGACGTCCGTACGCGCGCTGGTCAAGCTCGAAAGCGTCCTGCCGTCCCGTCTACGGCACCGCGTCCAAGCGCTCCAGTCGGCGACGGTACCGCTGGCGCAGGGCGGACCGGTGGTCGCGCCGGACACCCTGACGGCAATCGCGGCGGCCTGCCGGGACCATGAGACCCTGCGCTTCTCCTACCGGTCCCATGACGCCACCGAAACCCGGCGCGAAGCCGAGCCGCACCGGCTGGTGTTCTCCGGGCGCCGCTGGTACCTCCTGGCCTACGACACGGGGCGCGCCGACTGGCGCACCTTCCGCGTCGACCGCCTGGCCCTGCGTACCCCCAACGGCCCCCGCTTCACCCCGCGCCAGGCACCCGCCCCCGACCTCGCCGACTACGCCTCCCGCGCTCTGTCCACCGCCCCCTACCACCACCAGGCCCGCTTCACCGTCCACGCCCCGGCCGCCCAGGTACAAGAGCGCATGCCCGCCACGGCGGCCACGGTCGAACCGCGGGACGCCCAGTCCTGCACGGTGACGGCCGGTGCCCACTCACTGGACGAACTGGCCCTGTGGGTGGGTCTGCTGGGGGTGCCCTTCACCGTGCACGAGCCACCTGAACTGGTGGAACACGTGCGGGGGCTTGCGGCTCGACTGGCGGCGTCGGCGGGTGACTGA
- a CDS encoding epoxide hydrolase family protein, with protein MNSTTNIATAGNVATDIEATTSADIAIRPFRIDIPQADLDDLRERLARTRWPDELSGVGWSYGVPVTYARELAAYWRSGFDWRAQEAALNRFDQFTTEIDGQNIHFLHVRSPEPGALPLLLTHGWPGSIAEFMKVIGPLTDPRAHGGDPADAFHVVAPSIPGFGFSGPTTEPGWNLHRVARAWAELMRRLGYERYGAQGGDSGAVISPEVGRIDPEHVVGVHVNGALGFPTGDPAEFDGLSAAELKRLGQYQDQDRSGYAVIQATRPQTLAFGLTDSPAAQLAWIAEKFKEWTDPAHELPEHAVDRDQLLTDVSIYWLTRTAASSARLYKESAQAWGSAVTASTVPHGVAVFPGDAGVRRIAEREHKVVHWSEFDRGGHFPAMEVPELLVDDVRAFFRLVR; from the coding sequence ATGAACAGCACGACGAACATCGCCACCGCAGGGAACGTCGCAACCGACATCGAAGCCACCACGTCTGCCGATATCGCCATCCGCCCCTTCCGCATCGACATCCCCCAGGCCGACCTGGACGATCTGCGCGAGCGGCTGGCGCGCACCCGCTGGCCCGACGAACTCTCCGGCGTCGGCTGGTCGTACGGCGTCCCGGTGACGTACGCGAGAGAGCTCGCCGCATACTGGCGCTCCGGCTTCGACTGGCGCGCGCAGGAGGCGGCGCTCAACCGGTTCGACCAGTTCACCACCGAGATCGACGGCCAGAACATCCACTTCCTGCACGTCCGGTCCCCCGAGCCCGGCGCGCTTCCGCTGCTCCTGACGCACGGCTGGCCCGGCTCGATCGCCGAGTTCATGAAGGTCATCGGCCCGCTCACCGACCCGCGGGCGCACGGCGGCGACCCCGCCGACGCCTTCCACGTGGTGGCCCCCTCCATCCCCGGCTTCGGCTTCTCCGGGCCGACGACGGAGCCGGGCTGGAACCTGCACCGGGTCGCGCGGGCCTGGGCCGAGCTGATGCGCCGGCTGGGATACGAGCGGTACGGCGCCCAGGGCGGTGACAGCGGCGCCGTGATCTCGCCCGAGGTCGGCCGCATCGATCCCGAGCACGTCGTCGGCGTACACGTCAACGGTGCGCTGGGCTTTCCGACCGGCGACCCGGCCGAGTTCGACGGACTGTCGGCGGCCGAACTGAAGCGGCTCGGGCAGTACCAGGACCAGGACCGCAGCGGTTACGCGGTCATCCAGGCGACCCGGCCGCAGACCCTCGCGTTCGGGCTGACCGACTCGCCCGCCGCGCAACTGGCCTGGATCGCGGAGAAGTTCAAGGAGTGGACCGACCCCGCCCACGAACTCCCCGAGCACGCCGTCGACCGCGACCAGTTGCTCACCGACGTGAGCATCTACTGGCTGACCCGCACCGCCGCCTCCTCCGCCCGGCTCTACAAGGAGAGCGCGCAGGCATGGGGCTCGGCCGTAACGGCGTCCACGGTGCCGCACGGCGTCGCGGTCTTCCCCGGCGACGCCGGTGTCCGCCGCATAGCCGAGCGGGAGCACAAGGTGGTGCACTGGTCGGAATTCGACCGCGGCGGACATTTCCCTGCCATGGAGGTACCGGAACTGCTCGTCGATGACGTCCGGGCGTTCTTCCGGCTGGTCCGCTGA
- a CDS encoding NAD(P)-dependent oxidoreductase, producing MRIAILGASGRVGRLLIDQALERGHEVVALVRTPGRVTVPASRQVDIRQADVFSPRTFPDLDDVDVAVSAIGIGKDDGPGALVAGARLLAAAPIRTVWLGALGSGPSERAGGLIYQAVMRMAVGAELTEKAEADQVALAAGATVFHAPDLKDGPLSPGRRLVRLPDLRRPLLPPRISRATVAALMLDEAEAGNHGGEIVVPLS from the coding sequence ATGCGCATCGCAATACTCGGCGCCTCCGGGCGGGTCGGCCGCCTGCTCATCGACCAGGCACTTGAGCGGGGACACGAGGTCGTGGCCCTCGTCCGTACTCCGGGCCGGGTCACCGTGCCCGCGTCGCGGCAGGTCGACATCAGGCAGGCGGATGTTTTCTCCCCCCGGACTTTCCCAGACCTGGACGACGTCGACGTGGCCGTCTCGGCCATCGGTATCGGAAAGGATGACGGGCCGGGCGCGTTGGTCGCCGGGGCAAGGCTGCTCGCCGCGGCCCCCATCCGTACGGTGTGGCTCGGTGCACTGGGATCGGGACCGTCGGAACGCGCGGGCGGGCTGATCTATCAGGCGGTGATGCGGATGGCCGTCGGCGCGGAACTGACGGAGAAGGCCGAGGCCGACCAGGTCGCCTTGGCGGCCGGCGCCACGGTGTTTCATGCTCCGGACCTGAAGGACGGACCCCTCAGCCCCGGACGCCGTCTTGTGCGGCTCCCCGACCTGCGGCGTCCCCTGCTGCCGCCCAGGATCTCCCGCGCTACCGTCGCCGCGCTCATGCTGGACGAGGCGGAGGCGGGGAACCACGGGGGAGAAATAGTCGTACCCCTGAGCTGA
- a CDS encoding SDR family NAD(P)-dependent oxidoreductase yields the protein MSSRKANPRKANPRKVGLVTGAGSGIGRAAALAFARSGAAVAVLDIDGGTAAETAETIRKDGGDALALTVDIADELSVRTAVGRTVAAYGGLDFAVNNAGMASHHRQLDQMNSEEFERVVHVNLAGAFLCMKYELPLLKGGGAIVNIASNGGLYAIPRAPAYVAAKHGIVGLTKAAAVDYAPDNIRVNAVCPGPTLTPGFEQVAAGTDMIAMQGAITPLGRLATPEEAAAAAVWLCSDAASYVTGIALSVDGGRRA from the coding sequence ATGAGCTCCCGGAAGGCGAACCCCCGGAAGGCGAACCCCCGAAAGGTGGGGCTCGTCACCGGCGCCGGCAGCGGGATCGGCCGGGCGGCGGCGCTCGCATTTGCCCGGAGCGGCGCCGCGGTCGCCGTACTCGACATCGACGGTGGCACGGCGGCCGAGACAGCCGAGACGATCAGGAAAGACGGTGGGGATGCGCTGGCTTTGACCGTCGACATCGCCGACGAACTTTCTGTGCGTACGGCCGTCGGGCGCACGGTCGCGGCGTACGGGGGCCTCGATTTCGCTGTGAACAATGCCGGCATGGCCTCGCATCACCGGCAGCTCGACCAGATGAATTCGGAAGAGTTCGAGCGCGTGGTGCATGTCAACCTGGCCGGGGCCTTTTTGTGCATGAAGTACGAGCTGCCCTTGCTCAAAGGCGGCGGCGCGATCGTCAACATCGCTTCCAACGGGGGCCTGTACGCGATTCCGCGCGCCCCCGCCTACGTGGCCGCCAAGCACGGCATCGTCGGGCTCACCAAGGCCGCGGCGGTCGACTACGCGCCGGACAACATACGGGTCAACGCCGTCTGCCCCGGCCCGACCCTCACCCCGGGGTTCGAGCAGGTGGCGGCCGGTACCGACATGATCGCGATGCAGGGGGCGATCACACCGCTCGGCCGACTGGCCACGCCGGAGGAGGCCGCGGCAGCGGCGGTCTGGCTCTGCTCGGATGCCGCTTCCTACGTCACCGGGATCGCGCTGTCGGTCGATGGCGGGCGGCGCGCGTGA
- a CDS encoding LysR family transcriptional regulator, with the protein MVELETRELEYFLALADELHFGRAAARLSIAQPALSKAIRRIETRLGVPLFVRSSRHVELTPAGEALQEHGRHALNAVSAAVQSARRAGDVQAHLRLVLKPGGDAGLLSGILAEYARRPDARRVDILFSGPADRSDFLRDGRADVGLLYAPLDDLDGLAHETLHTEDRVAIVPSGHRLAGRASVRMSDLEGETLPRWKGVPGGDGTGPEVADVVQLLHMITMRRMIGVLPRSLVEPALPGLVCVPVADAPPSRLVLAWNEQDRRPLVASFVAAALRPRGYETGSGVGEPEVLAGSGDERPELGKGSYPQADRAGHAGQ; encoded by the coding sequence ATGGTCGAACTGGAAACACGCGAGCTCGAATACTTCCTCGCACTCGCCGACGAGCTGCACTTCGGACGGGCCGCCGCCCGCCTCTCCATCGCCCAGCCGGCGCTGTCGAAGGCGATACGGCGGATCGAGACCCGGCTCGGCGTCCCGCTGTTCGTCCGCTCCAGCCGGCACGTCGAGCTCACCCCGGCCGGGGAGGCGTTGCAGGAACACGGGCGGCACGCGCTCAACGCGGTCAGCGCCGCCGTCCAGAGCGCCCGGCGGGCCGGCGACGTCCAGGCCCACCTGCGACTCGTACTCAAGCCCGGCGGCGACGCCGGCCTGCTCTCCGGAATCCTGGCCGAGTACGCCCGCCGGCCCGACGCCCGCCGGGTGGACATCCTGTTCAGCGGCCCCGCCGACCGCTCCGACTTCCTGCGCGACGGCCGGGCCGACGTCGGTCTGCTCTACGCGCCGCTCGACGACCTCGACGGCCTGGCCCACGAGACGCTGCACACCGAGGACCGCGTGGCCATCGTCCCGTCCGGGCACCGGCTGGCCGGGCGCGCTTCGGTACGCATGTCCGACCTGGAAGGCGAGACGCTGCCGCGCTGGAAGGGAGTGCCTGGGGGCGACGGCACCGGCCCCGAGGTCGCCGACGTCGTCCAGCTGCTCCACATGATCACGATGCGCCGGATGATCGGGGTACTCCCCCGCTCACTGGTCGAACCGGCCCTGCCCGGCCTGGTCTGCGTCCCGGTGGCCGACGCACCGCCCAGCCGCCTCGTACTCGCCTGGAACGAGCAGGACCGCCGACCGCTGGTCGCGTCGTTCGTGGCCGCCGCACTCAGGCCGCGCGGTTACGAAACGGGCTCTGGGGTGGGCGAACCCGAGGTGCTGGCCGGTTCGGGCGATGAGCGGCCTGAGCTGGGGAAGGGGAGCTATCCGCAGGCTGATCGTGCGGGGCATGCCGGTCAGTAG
- a CDS encoding serine hydrolase domain-containing protein — MHRSSARFLAAATTAAVLLISTPAQAATSTSPDLNRTALNEAIRLRPSDGAAGAIAEVHKDGQSWRGTDGDLVTGKRIRSDAHFRIGSIAKPMEAVILLQLSAEGRVNLDRSVQHYLPHLLPKKRFKEPITVRQLLNHTSGLPQDFEGAPATTPDQALDRRFDYLTFDQVIRQTLHPKGRPAPGPRFSPGTKQEYNSFGYRIAGKLIEHITGHSYQYEVTERVLKPLRMYETVPHVAGHSTPVPRPYLPGYLPRNNGDLVDVNVQGGLPASMTSTTGDLDRFITGLFDGSLLRPAQAAELFAIPRGIDGKPLPYANESNCNMGPAKGTACFSVGLMYVPLPDGSTLWGKTGSDPGYRSGVFATRDLHRRAVYALGTSSADNQAPAVGLRLAQAAFGE, encoded by the coding sequence ATGCACCGCTCATCGGCTCGCTTTCTGGCCGCCGCCACGACCGCCGCCGTATTGCTCATCAGCACCCCCGCACAGGCGGCAACCAGCACGTCCCCGGACCTGAATCGCACCGCCCTGAACGAGGCCATCCGCCTGCGTCCGAGCGATGGCGCCGCCGGTGCCATCGCCGAGGTCCACAAGGACGGGCAGAGCTGGCGCGGGACCGACGGAGATCTCGTAACCGGCAAGCGGATCAGGAGCGATGCGCACTTCAGAATCGGCAGCATCGCCAAACCCATGGAAGCGGTCATACTCCTTCAGCTCTCCGCCGAAGGTCGGGTGAACCTCGACCGGAGCGTGCAGCATTACTTGCCTCACCTGCTGCCGAAGAAGCGGTTCAAGGAACCCATCACCGTACGGCAGTTGCTCAATCACACGAGCGGGCTGCCCCAGGACTTCGAGGGCGCCCCCGCGACCACCCCGGACCAGGCCCTCGACCGGCGCTTCGACTACCTCACCTTCGACCAGGTGATCCGGCAGACCCTCCACCCCAAGGGCCGGCCCGCGCCGGGTCCGCGCTTCAGCCCCGGTACCAAGCAGGAGTACAACTCCTTCGGCTACCGGATCGCCGGCAAGCTCATCGAGCACATCACCGGGCACTCGTACCAGTACGAGGTGACCGAGCGCGTCCTGAAGCCGCTGCGAATGTACGAGACCGTCCCCCACGTGGCCGGTCACAGCACCCCTGTACCCCGCCCGTACCTCCCCGGTTACCTGCCCAGGAACAACGGCGACCTCGTCGACGTCAACGTGCAGGGCGGCCTGCCCGCCAGCATGACCTCCACCACCGGCGACCTCGACCGCTTCATCACCGGCCTGTTCGACGGCAGCCTGCTGCGCCCGGCCCAGGCCGCCGAACTGTTCGCCATACCTCGCGGCATCGACGGCAAGCCGCTCCCCTACGCGAACGAGTCCAACTGCAACATGGGTCCCGCCAAGGGGACGGCCTGTTTCAGCGTCGGCCTGATGTACGTCCCGCTGCCCGACGGCTCCACCCTGTGGGGCAAGACCGGCAGCGACCCCGGCTACCGCAGCGGCGTCTTCGCTACCCGTGACCTCCACCGCCGGGCCGTCTACGCCCTCGGCACTTCCTCCGCCGACAACCAGGCCCCCGCCGTCGGCCTGCGTCTCGCCCAGGCGGCCTTCGGCGAGTGA
- a CDS encoding haloacid dehalogenase type II: protein MAAIRDIEVVVFDILGTLVDEPRGLRAAIRAELPTSSDNASVNALFTVWQQHREHEQQRIEQGRRTYANTAIIDAEAAQRVADHAGLTDPAAVNRLATAGQRLPPWPDSVAGLERLTQHYPVPGLSNADRTTLLRLNAHAGLRWHQALSAEAASAYKPAPEAYQLALDAAGCPPQRVLMVAAHAWDLRGAQAQGMRTAYVRRPVGDPPTSSDNFDWQFSGLSELVSAMTAK, encoded by the coding sequence GTGGCCGCAATCCGCGACATCGAGGTCGTTGTCTTCGACATCCTCGGAACCCTGGTCGACGAACCCCGCGGACTTCGAGCGGCGATCCGCGCCGAGCTGCCCACATCCTCGGACAACGCGTCTGTCAACGCACTATTCACCGTGTGGCAACAGCACCGCGAGCATGAGCAGCAGCGCATCGAGCAAGGCCGGCGCACGTACGCCAATACCGCGATCATCGACGCAGAGGCCGCTCAACGGGTCGCCGACCACGCCGGCCTCACCGATCCCGCGGCCGTCAACCGACTGGCCACAGCAGGACAGCGTCTGCCGCCCTGGCCCGATTCCGTCGCCGGTCTCGAACGGCTCACACAGCACTACCCTGTGCCCGGCCTCTCCAACGCAGACCGCACCACGTTGCTGCGGCTCAACGCCCACGCCGGGCTGCGCTGGCACCAAGCCCTGTCCGCCGAAGCCGCTTCGGCCTACAAACCGGCACCCGAGGCCTACCAACTCGCCCTCGACGCCGCCGGATGCCCACCCCAACGCGTACTCATGGTGGCCGCGCACGCCTGGGACCTCCGCGGAGCCCAGGCGCAGGGCATGCGCACCGCATACGTCCGACGACCGGTCGGTGACCCGCCCACGAGCTCCGACAACTTCGACTGGCAGTTCAGCGGGCTGAGCGAACTGGTCTCCGCGATGACGGCGAAATAG
- a CDS encoding nucleotidyltransferase domain-containing protein encodes MKDHDSPASEALRLVHHHFPHAVGALLGGSAARGHTSASSDLDVAVLLPDSDTSRRQVIRHNGRLAELFIHTVTDFQQALEHNRGNRRGTLLFIYDQGMPLLDPYGDLERARVQARSSLAAGPIPLTPAEWERGRYFLTCFMDDLIDVPSTNRYEQLSLTDHTLREAAHLLTAHHRAWTGIGKWLPRRLLSADPVHGQALLDGHQRVAEHADTAPLAVAAERVLDLVGGPLREGYTQR; translated from the coding sequence ATGAAGGATCACGACAGCCCGGCGTCCGAAGCCCTCCGCCTGGTACACCACCACTTCCCGCACGCCGTGGGCGCCCTCCTCGGCGGTTCAGCCGCCCGAGGACACACTTCGGCAAGCAGCGACCTGGACGTGGCCGTCCTTTTGCCCGACTCGGACACCAGCCGCCGCCAAGTCATCCGCCACAACGGTCGTCTGGCCGAGCTGTTCATCCACACCGTTACGGACTTCCAGCAGGCACTGGAGCACAACCGGGGCAACCGCCGAGGCACTCTTCTGTTCATCTACGACCAAGGCATGCCTCTCCTGGACCCTTACGGCGATCTCGAGCGCGCACGCGTACAGGCCCGCTCGTCACTCGCGGCGGGCCCCATCCCCCTCACCCCCGCTGAGTGGGAGCGCGGCCGCTATTTTCTGACCTGCTTCATGGACGATTTGATCGACGTCCCGTCGACCAACCGTTACGAGCAGCTGTCCCTGACCGACCACACCTTGCGCGAAGCCGCGCACCTGCTAACCGCCCACCACAGAGCCTGGACAGGCATCGGCAAGTGGCTGCCTCGCAGACTCCTGAGCGCGGATCCCGTACACGGCCAAGCCTTGCTGGACGGCCATCAGCGCGTAGCCGAGCATGCCGACACGGCACCGCTCGCTGTCGCGGCCGAGCGAGTGCTCGATCTCGTCGGCGGCCCGCTGAGAGAGGGCTATACCCAGCGATAG
- a CDS encoding 2,4'-dihydroxyacetophenone dioxygenase family protein encodes MTISSNPDADSLAAIEARIDRRRDQYALPEGHIAEADSPWLPFVPQVMIKHLTFDIRSSSAANVLWVQAGGVLGRHRHRGPVSGYVLDGSWRYLEYDWVGRPGDFIRESPGRTHTLVSDEGMKTVFWLNGPVEFLDEQDRVTEVIDVFWFIDHYERGCQEQGIPINRALYL; translated from the coding sequence ATGACGATCAGCTCGAATCCGGATGCGGACAGCCTGGCCGCGATCGAAGCGAGGATCGACCGGCGCCGGGACCAGTACGCGCTGCCCGAAGGGCATATCGCGGAGGCGGACTCGCCTTGGCTCCCGTTTGTCCCGCAGGTGATGATCAAGCATCTGACGTTCGACATCCGCAGCAGCTCGGCCGCGAACGTCCTGTGGGTACAGGCCGGCGGAGTGCTGGGCCGCCACCGCCACCGTGGCCCGGTTTCCGGCTATGTACTCGATGGCAGCTGGCGCTACCTGGAGTACGACTGGGTCGGCCGCCCGGGCGACTTCATCCGGGAAAGTCCGGGCCGCACCCACACCCTGGTCTCCGATGAGGGCATGAAGACCGTCTTCTGGCTGAACGGGCCGGTGGAGTTCCTCGACGAGCAGGACAGGGTGACCGAAGTGATCGACGTCTTCTGGTTCATCGACCATTACGAGCGCGGCTGCCAGGAGCAGGGTATTCCGATCAACCGGGCGCTCTACCTGTGA